In Oncorhynchus keta strain PuntledgeMale-10-30-2019 chromosome 19, Oket_V2, whole genome shotgun sequence, a single genomic region encodes these proteins:
- the LOC127909164 gene encoding involucrin-like isoform X2, with translation MERNSQKLTLGEEEASMERNSQKLTLGEEEANMERNSQKLTLGEEEASMERNSQKLTLGEEEASMERNSQKLTLGEEEASMERNSQKLTLGEEEASMERNSQKLTLGEEEANMERNSQKLTLGEEEASMERNSQKLTLGEEEASMERNSQKLTLGEEEANMERNSQKLTLGEEEANMERNSQKLTLGEEEASMERNSQKLTLGEEEANMERNSQKLTLGEEEANMERNSQKLTLGEEEANMERNSQKLTLGEEEASMERNSQKLTLGEEEASMERNSQKLTLGEEEANMERNSQKLTLGEEEANMERNSQKLTLGEEEANMERNSQKLTLGEEEASMERNSQKLTLGEEEANMERNSQKLTLGEEEANMERNSQKLTLGEEEASMERNSQKLTLGEEEANMECTVRN, from the exons atggagaggaacagtcagaaactaaccctgggagaagaggaagccagcatggagaggaacagtcagaaactaaccctgggagaagaggaagccaacatggagaggaacagtcagaaactaaccctgggagaagaggaagccagcatggagaggaacagtcagaaactaaccctgggagaagaggaagccagcatggagaggaacagtcagaaactaaccctgggagaagaggaagccagcatggagaggaacagtcagaaactaaccctgggagaagaggaagccagcatggagaggaacagtcagaaactaaccctgggagaagaggaagccaacatggagaggaacagtcagaaactaaccctgggagaagaggaagccagcatggagaggaacagtcagaaactaaccctgggagaagaggaagccagcatggagaggaacagtcagaaactaaccctgggagaagaggaagccaacatggagaggaacagtcagaaactaaccctgggagaagaggaagccaacatggagaggaacagtcagaaactaaccctgggagaagaggaagccagcatggagaggaacagtcagaaactaaccctgggagaagaggaagccaacatggagaggaacagtcagaaactaaccctgggagaagaggaagccaacatggagaggaacagtcagaaactaaccctgggagaagaggaagccaacatggagaggaacagtcagaaactaaccctgggagaagaggaagccagcatggagaggaacagtcagaaactaaccctgggagaagaggaagccagcatggagaggaacagtcagaaactaaccctgggagaagaggaagccaacatggagaggaacagtcagaaactaaccctgggagaagaggaagccaacatggagag gaacagtcagaaactaaccctgggagaagaggaagccaacatggagaggaacagtcagaaactaaccctgggagaagaggaagccagcatggagaggaacagtcagaaactaaccctgggagaagaggaagccaacatggagaggaacagtcagaaactaaccctgggagaagaggaagccaacatggagaggaacagtcagaaactaaccctgggagaagaggaagccagcatggagaggaacagtcagaaactaaccctgggagaagaggaagccaacatggagtgtacagtcagaaactaa
- the LOC127909164 gene encoding involucrin-like isoform X6 has product MERNSQKLTLGEEEASMERNSQKLTLGEEEANMERNSQKLTLGEEEASMERNSQKLTLGEEEASMERNSQKLTLGEEEASMERNSQKLTLGEEEASMERNSQKLTLGEEEANMERNSQKLTLGEEEASMERNSQKLTLGEEEASMERNSQKLTLGEEEANMERNSQKLTLGEEEANMERNSQKLTLGEEEASMERNSQKLTLGEEEANMERNSQKLTLGEEEANMERNSQKLTLGEEEANMERNSQKLTLGEEEASMERNSQKLTLGEEEASMERNSQKLTLGEEEANMERNSQKLTLGEEEANMERNSQKLTLGEEEASMERNSQKLTLGEEEANMERNSQKLTLGEEEASMERNSQKLTLGEEEASMERNSQKLTLGEEEASMERNSQKLTLGEEEASME; this is encoded by the exons atggagaggaacagtcagaaactaaccctgggagaagaggaagccagcatggagaggaacagtcagaaactaaccctgggagaagaggaagccaacatggagaggaacagtcagaaactaaccctgggagaagaggaagccagcatggagaggaacagtcagaaactaaccctgggagaagaggaagccagcatggagaggaacagtcagaaactaaccctgggagaagaggaagccagcatggagaggaacagtcagaaactaaccctgggagaagaggaagccagcatggagaggaacagtcagaaactaaccctgggagaagaggaagccaacatggagaggaacagtcagaaactaaccctgggagaagaggaagccagcatggagaggaacagtcagaaactaaccctgggagaagaggaagccagcatggagaggaacagtcagaaactaaccctgggagaagaggaagccaacatggagaggaacagtcagaaactaaccctgggagaagaggaagccaacatggagaggaacagtcagaaactaaccctgggagaagaggaagccagcatggagaggaacagtcagaaactaaccctgggagaagaggaagccaacatggagaggaacagtcagaaactaaccctgggagaagaggaagccaacatggagaggaacagtcagaaactaaccctgggagaagaggaagccaacatggagaggaacagtcagaaactaaccctgggagaagaggaagccagcatggagaggaacagtcagaaactaaccctgggagaagaggaagccagcatggagaggaacagtcagaaactaaccctgggagaagaggaagccaacatggagaggaacagtcagaaactaaccctgggagaagaggaagccaacatggagag gaacagtcagaaactaaccctgggagaagaggaagccagcatggagaggaacagtcagaaactaaccctgggagaagaggaagccaacatggagaggaacagtcagaaactaaccctgggagaagaggaagccagcatggagaggaacagtcagaaactaaccctgggagaagaggaagccagcatggagaggaacagtcagaaactaaccctgggagaagaggaagccagcatggagaggaacagtcagaaactaaccctgggagaagaggaagccagcatggagtga
- the LOC127909164 gene encoding involucrin-like isoform X3 — MERNSQKLTLGEEEASMERNSQKLTLGEEEANMERNSQKLTLGEEEASMERNSQKLTLGEEEASMERNSQKLTLGEEEASMERNSQKLTLGEEEASMERNSQKLTLGEEEANMERNSQKLTLGEEEASMERNSQKLTLGEEEASMERNSQKLTLGEEEANMERNSQKLTLGEEEANMERNSQKLTLGEEEASMERNSQKLTLGEEEANMERNSQKLTLGEEEANMERNSQKLTLGEEEANMERNSQKLTLGEEEASMERNSQKLTLGEEEASMERNSQKLTLGEEEANMERNSQKLTLGEEEANMERNSQKLTLGEEEANMERNSQKLTLGEEEASMERNSQKLTLGEEEANMERNSQKLTLGEEEANMERNSQKLTLGEEEASMERNSQKLTLGEEEANMEWTVRN; from the exons atggagaggaacagtcagaaactaaccctgggagaagaggaagccagcatggagaggaacagtcagaaactaaccctgggagaagaggaagccaacatggagaggaacagtcagaaactaaccctgggagaagaggaagccagcatggagaggaacagtcagaaactaaccctgggagaagaggaagccagcatggagaggaacagtcagaaactaaccctgggagaagaggaagccagcatggagaggaacagtcagaaactaaccctgggagaagaggaagccagcatggagaggaacagtcagaaactaaccctgggagaagaggaagccaacatggagaggaacagtcagaaactaaccctgggagaagaggaagccagcatggagaggaacagtcagaaactaaccctgggagaagaggaagccagcatggagaggaacagtcagaaactaaccctgggagaagaggaagccaacatggagaggaacagtcagaaactaaccctgggagaagaggaagccaacatggagaggaacagtcagaaactaaccctgggagaagaggaagccagcatggagaggaacagtcagaaactaaccctgggagaagaggaagccaacatggagaggaacagtcagaaactaaccctgggagaagaggaagccaacatggagaggaacagtcagaaactaaccctgggagaagaggaagccaacatggagaggaacagtcagaaactaaccctgggagaagaggaagccagcatggagaggaacagtcagaaactaaccctgggagaagaggaagccagcatggagaggaacagtcagaaactaaccctgggagaagaggaagccaacatggagaggaacagtcagaaactaaccctgggagaagaggaagccaacatggagag gaacagtcagaaactaaccctgggagaagaggaagccaacatggagaggaacagtcagaaactaaccctgggagaagaggaagccagcatggagaggaacagtcagaaactaaccctgggagaagaggaagccaacatggagaggaacagtcagaaactaaccctgggagaagaggaagccaacatggagaggaacagtcagaaactaaccctgggagaagaggaagccagcatggagaggaacagtcagaaactaaccctgggagaagaggaagccaacatggagt ggacagtcagaaactaa
- the LOC127909164 gene encoding involucrin-like isoform X1 produces the protein MERNSQKLTLGEEEASMERNSQKLTLGEEEANMERNSQKLTLGEEEASMERNSQKLTLGEEEASMERNSQKLTLGEEEASMERNSQKLTLGEEEASMERNSQKLTLGEEEANMERNSQKLTLGEEEASMERNSQKLTLGEEEASMERNSQKLTLGEEEANMERNSQKLTLGEEEANMERNSQKLTLGEEEASMERNSQKLTLGEEEANMERNSQKLTLGEEEANMERNSQKLTLGEEEANMERNSQKLTLGEEEASMERNSQKLTLGEEEASMERNSQKLTLGEEEANMERNSQKLTLGEEEANMERYSQKLTLGEEETSMERNSQKLTLGEEEASMERNSQKLTLGEEEASMERNSQKLTLGEEEASMERNSQKLTLGEEEASMERNSQKLTLGEEEASMERNSQKLTLGEEEANMERNSQKLTLGEEEASMERNSQKLTLGEEEASMERNSQKLTLGEEEASMERNSQKLTLGEEEASME, from the coding sequence atggagaggaacagtcagaaactaaccctgggagaagaggaagccagcatggagaggaacagtcagaaactaaccctgggagaagaggaagccaacatggagaggaacagtcagaaactaaccctgggagaagaggaagccagcatggagaggaacagtcagaaactaaccctgggagaagaggaagccagcatggagaggaacagtcagaaactaaccctgggagaagaggaagccagcatggagaggaacagtcagaaactaaccctgggagaagaggaagccagcatggagaggaacagtcagaaactaaccctgggagaagaggaagccaacatggagaggaacagtcagaaactaaccctgggagaagaggaagccagcatggagaggaacagtcagaaactaaccctgggagaagaggaagccagcatggagaggaacagtcagaaactaaccctgggagaagaggaagccaacatggagaggaacagtcagaaactaaccctgggagaagaggaagccaacatggagaggaacagtcagaaactaaccctgggagaagaggaagccagcatggagaggaacagtcagaaactaaccctgggagaagaggaagccaacatggagaggaacagtcagaaactaaccctgggagaagaggaagccaacatggagaggaacagtcagaaactaaccctgggagaagaggaagccaacatggagaggaacagtcagaaactaaccctgggagaagaggaagccagcatggagaggaacagtcagaaactaaccctgggagaagaggaagccagcatggagaggaacagtcagaaactaaccctgggagaagaggaagccaacatggagaggaacagtcagaaactaaccctgggagaagaggaagccaacatggagaggtacagtcagaaactaaccctgggagaagaggaaaccagcatggagaggaacagtcagaaactaaccctgggagaagaggaagccagcatggagaggaacagtcagaaactaaccctgggagaagaggaagccagcatggagaggaacagtcagaaactaaccctgggagaagaggaagccagcatggagaggaacagtcagaaactaaccctgggagaagaggaagccagcatggagaggaacagtcagaaactaaccctgggagaagaggaagccagcatggagaggaacagtcagaaactaaccctgggagaagaggaagccaacatggagaggaacagtcagaaactaaccctgggagaagaggaagccagcatggagaggaacagtcagaaactaaccctgggagaagaggaagccagcatggagaggaacagtcagaaactaaccctgggagaagaggaagccagcatggagaggaacagtcagaaactaaccctgggagaagaggaagccagcatggagtga
- the LOC127909164 gene encoding involucrin-like isoform X8 — protein sequence MERNSQKLTLGEEEASMERNSQKLTLGEEEANMERNSQKLTLGEEEASMERNSQKLTLGEEEASMERNSQKLTLGEEEASMERNSQKLTLGEEEASMERNSQKLTLGEEEANMERNSQKLTLGEEEASMERNSQKLTLGEEEASMERNSQKLTLGEEEANMERNSQKLTLGEEEANMERNSQKLTLGEEEASMERNSQKLTLGEEEANMERNSQKLTLGEEEANMERNSQKLTLGEEEANMERNSQKLTLGEEEASMERNSQKLTLGEEEASMERNSQKLTLGEEEANMERNSQKLTLGEEEANMERNSQKLTLGEEEANMERNSQKLTLGEEEASMERNSQKLTLGEEEANMERNSQKLTLGEEEANMERNSQKLTLGEEEASMERNSQKLTLGEEEANME from the exons atggagaggaacagtcagaaactaaccctgggagaagaggaagccagcatggagaggaacagtcagaaactaaccctgggagaagaggaagccaacatggagaggaacagtcagaaactaaccctgggagaagaggaagccagcatggagaggaacagtcagaaactaaccctgggagaagaggaagccagcatggagaggaacagtcagaaactaaccctgggagaagaggaagccagcatggagaggaacagtcagaaactaaccctgggagaagaggaagccagcatggagaggaacagtcagaaactaaccctgggagaagaggaagccaacatggagaggaacagtcagaaactaaccctgggagaagaggaagccagcatggagaggaacagtcagaaactaaccctgggagaagaggaagccagcatggagaggaacagtcagaaactaaccctgggagaagaggaagccaacatggagaggaacagtcagaaactaaccctgggagaagaggaagccaacatggagaggaacagtcagaaactaaccctgggagaagaggaagccagcatggagaggaacagtcagaaactaaccctgggagaagaggaagccaacatggagaggaacagtcagaaactaaccctgggagaagaggaagccaacatggagaggaacagtcagaaactaaccctgggagaagaggaagccaacatggagaggaacagtcagaaactaaccctgggagaagaggaagccagcatggagaggaacagtcagaaactaaccctgggagaagaggaagccagcatggagaggaacagtcagaaactaaccctgggagaagaggaagccaacatggagaggaacagtcagaaactaaccctgggagaagaggaagccaacatggagag gaacagtcagaaactaaccctgggagaagaggaagccaacatggagaggaacagtcagaaactaaccctgggagaagaggaagccagcatggagaggaacagtcagaaactaaccctgggagaagaggaagccaacatggagaggaacagtcagaaactaaccctgggagaagaggaagccaacatggagaggaacagtcagaaactaaccctgggagaagaggaagccagcatggagaggaacagtcagaaactaaccctgggagaagaggaagccaacatggagt ga
- the LOC127909164 gene encoding involucrin-like isoform X9, protein MERNSQKLTLGEEEASMERNSQKLTLGEEEANMERNSQKLTLGEEEASMERNSQKLTLGEEEASMERNSQKLTLGEEEASMERNSQKLTLGEEEASMERNSQKLTLGEEEANMERNSQKLTLGEEEASMERNSQKLTLGEEEASMERNSQKLTLGEEEANMERNSQKLTLGEEEANMERNSQKLTLGEEEASMERNSQKLTLGEEEANMERNSQKLTLGEEEANMERNSQKLTLGEEEANMERNSQKLTLGEEEASMERNSQKLTLGEEEASMERNSQKLTLGEEEANMERNSQKLTLGEEEANMERNSQKLTLGEEEASMERNSQKLTLGEEEANMERNSQKLTLGEEEANMERNSQKLTLGEEEASMERNSQKLTLGEEEANMECTVRN, encoded by the exons atggagaggaacagtcagaaactaaccctgggagaagaggaagccagcatggagaggaacagtcagaaactaaccctgggagaagaggaagccaacatggagaggaacagtcagaaactaaccctgggagaagaggaagccagcatggagaggaacagtcagaaactaaccctgggagaagaggaagccagcatggagaggaacagtcagaaactaaccctgggagaagaggaagccagcatggagaggaacagtcagaaactaaccctgggagaagaggaagccagcatggagaggaacagtcagaaactaaccctgggagaagaggaagccaacatggagaggaacagtcagaaactaaccctgggagaagaggaagccagcatggagaggaacagtcagaaactaaccctgggagaagaggaagccagcatggagaggaacagtcagaaactaaccctgggagaagaggaagccaacatggagaggaacagtcagaaactaaccctgggagaagaggaagccaacatggagaggaacagtcagaaactaaccctgggagaagaggaagccagcatggagaggaacagtcagaaactaaccctgggagaagaggaagccaacatggagaggaacagtcagaaactaaccctgggagaagaggaagccaacatggagaggaacagtcagaaactaaccctgggagaagaggaagccaacatggagaggaacagtcagaaactaaccctgggagaagaggaagccagcatggagaggaacagtcagaaactaaccctgggagaagaggaagccagcatggagaggaacagtcagaaactaaccctgggagaagaggaagccaacatggagaggaacagtcagaaactaaccctgggagaagaggaagccaacatggagag gaacagtcagaaactaaccctgggagaagaggaagccagcatggagaggaacagtcagaaactaaccctgggagaagaggaagccaacatggagaggaacagtcagaaactaaccctgggagaagaggaagccaacatggagaggaacagtcagaaactaaccctgggagaagaggaagccagcatggagaggaacagtcagaaactaaccctgggagaagaggaagccaacatggagtgtacagtcagaaactaa